Proteins from a genomic interval of Oceanispirochaeta crateris:
- a CDS encoding substrate-binding domain-containing protein, whose translation MTKVQFLILILTLTLSSSIYSKAQSDIEEVKTDNKPNILFVPGINDSFYTTMERGLRTAAEKYNVNITISEYPQVWSDEEQIAILKKTLSLNKYDLLIISPTFTESIISSLREIHNNGIEIMTLDTFIGDGDYSVPSEFSFPLTHIGTDNFLGGFNIAEEMALMLDEKGIIYVINTIGDTSSVMARESGFRAGMSHYPNIELIVEYCQNNQELAREMTLAALQENPDISGIFGVNVFCAQGSYEAVVNVGLTGTIRIASWDATESLIKAIKDGQIDLVLAQKPVEMAELAIEWASKYFYSNVDIPKKVLSGFEFFTAENVDDPNIQKYIYWE comes from the coding sequence ATGACTAAGGTACAGTTCCTAATTTTAATCCTGACATTGACTCTTTCTTCTTCTATTTATTCTAAAGCTCAGAGCGATATTGAAGAAGTTAAGACTGATAATAAACCAAATATTCTTTTTGTTCCGGGTATAAATGACTCTTTTTATACAACAATGGAACGAGGTCTTCGCACCGCGGCAGAAAAATATAATGTAAATATTACAATCTCTGAATACCCACAAGTTTGGAGTGATGAAGAACAAATCGCAATTTTAAAAAAAACTCTTTCTCTGAATAAATATGATTTGTTGATAATATCACCAACATTTACAGAATCAATAATTTCATCTCTAAGAGAAATTCATAATAATGGAATAGAAATAATGACATTAGATACCTTTATTGGTGATGGAGATTACTCAGTGCCAAGTGAATTTTCATTTCCACTTACACATATAGGAACTGATAATTTTCTTGGAGGATTTAATATCGCAGAGGAAATGGCTCTAATGCTTGATGAAAAAGGTATCATTTATGTGATTAATACAATTGGTGATACCTCTTCAGTTATGGCTAGAGAGTCAGGTTTTAGAGCAGGGATGTCTCATTATCCAAATATCGAATTGATTGTTGAATACTGTCAAAATAATCAGGAACTAGCCAGGGAAATGACCTTAGCTGCATTGCAAGAAAATCCTGATATTTCGGGTATTTTCGGAGTCAATGTATTCTGTGCTCAGGGGTCATATGAAGCAGTTGTAAATGTAGGTTTAACAGGAACAATTAGGATTGCATCCTGGGATGCAACAGAATCCCTTATTAAAGCTATTAAAGATGGGCAAATAGATCTGGTTCTAGCTCAGAAACCAGTCGAAATGGCTGAGCTAGCAATTGAGTGGGCTTCCAAATATTTTTATAGTAATGTTGATATTCCTAAAAAGGTTCTTTCAGGTTTTGAATTTTTTACAGCTGAAAATGTAGATGATCCAAACATACAAAAGTATATATATTGGGAATGA
- a CDS encoding sigma-54-dependent transcriptional regulator produces MKVKINKKNILIIDDEEGIRKGLQVMLTNENYKVFTTGNALDASDIVTNETIDIAIMDINLKDKKSGIDLLKEFKKIVPQMSILMITGYGCIETAIESMKWGASDYLLKPIDRNKLLDVIKKNCELKELRNDNQFLKTELLENVYTYNFITRNPETTHILQTIDKVKNSSTTILLTGESGTGKEVMARYAHFTSNRKNGNFVGINSAALSESLLLSELFGHEKGAFTGAVSDKIGKFELANNGTLFLDEIGDMSLDVQAKLLRVLEANSFERVGGTKKINVNVRLITATNKDLVSLINEGKFRKDLYYRINVMSFNLLPLRKRVEDIEVLVENFIKKFNLKYNKNIIINENSFAQLKAHLWPGNIRELRNVVDNAVLLTEDSQTIKFNFQTESLNKCEDDDLISSVQSEETLKGKMDSIIEYYEKKIIKEALIANQFSKTKTADQLNINRKTLSNKIEKYKL; encoded by the coding sequence ATGAAAGTTAAAATAAATAAAAAAAATATACTGATTATTGATGATGAGGAAGGGATTCGGAAGGGTTTACAAGTCATGCTCACTAATGAAAATTATAAAGTATTTACTACGGGAAATGCCCTTGATGCTAGTGACATTGTTACAAATGAGACTATTGATATTGCTATTATGGATATTAATCTTAAAGATAAAAAATCTGGAATCGATTTATTAAAAGAATTTAAAAAAATAGTACCACAAATGTCAATCCTGATGATTACTGGATATGGTTGCATTGAGACAGCTATCGAGTCAATGAAATGGGGCGCTTCAGATTATTTATTGAAACCAATAGACCGCAACAAACTTCTTGATGTTATTAAAAAAAACTGTGAATTAAAAGAACTTAGAAATGACAATCAATTTCTGAAAACTGAATTATTGGAAAATGTTTATACATATAATTTTATTACTAGAAACCCCGAGACTACTCATATCCTTCAAACAATTGATAAAGTAAAAAACAGTTCCACTACCATACTTTTAACTGGGGAAAGTGGAACAGGAAAAGAAGTCATGGCACGATATGCTCATTTTACAAGTAATAGAAAAAATGGAAACTTTGTTGGAATCAATAGTGCTGCTCTATCAGAATCACTATTATTGAGTGAATTGTTTGGACATGAAAAAGGAGCCTTTACAGGGGCTGTTTCAGATAAGATAGGGAAATTTGAACTTGCCAATAATGGTACTTTGTTTTTAGATGAAATTGGGGATATGTCTCTAGATGTTCAAGCAAAATTATTGCGTGTACTTGAGGCAAACAGTTTTGAAAGGGTTGGTGGAACAAAAAAAATAAATGTAAACGTTCGTTTGATAACAGCAACTAATAAGGATTTAGTTTCACTGATTAATGAAGGGAAATTCAGAAAAGATCTGTATTATAGAATAAACGTTATGTCATTTAATCTTTTGCCTTTAAGAAAGAGGGTCGAGGATATTGAAGTTTTAGTAGAAAACTTTATTAAAAAGTTTAATTTAAAATATAATAAAAATATAATTATTAATGAAAATTCTTTCGCTCAATTGAAGGCACATCTCTGGCCTGGAAATATACGTGAATTAAGAAATGTAGTAGATAATGCTGTTTTATTAACAGAAGATTCTCAAACAATTAAATTTAATTTTCAAACAGAATCACTAAATAAATGCGAGGACGATGACCTTATATCATCTGTCCAGTCTGAAGAAACTTTAAAAGGGAAAATGGATAGTATAATTGAATATTATGAAAAGAAAATAATCAAAGAAGCCCTCATTGCAAATCAATTTAGCAAGACTAAAACAGCGGATCAACTAAATATAAACAGAAAAACTCTTTCCAATAAGATTGAAAAATATAAATTATAA
- a CDS encoding uroporphyrinogen decarboxylase family protein — MLKDFKPDYTRLVQAARNEQTEGIPLYEHHINLKVIASILSRDLGQMYNSQDSGKLEEMFGLIAQFHIDHGYDCYSFEGCLTELVQGGKGLTGQAGSIINNMNDFREYPWDQIVDDYFKHFDIYFKAIRATLPEGMKIVGGVGNGIFESIQDFVPFTNLAYLEIDDPELFATLWMKVGETLYTIWDRFLSSYSDILAIGRFGDDLGFKSAPLLNPQTIKEHILPQYKNIVSLVQSRGIPFLLHSCGCIFDVMDDIIQITGIDAKHSNEDAIAPFSRWVDEYGDKIGNFGGFDMDVICRESPENIRKYVHDIVVPLLGKKGLAFGSGNQIANYVPPENFQAMVEEVRLIRGF, encoded by the coding sequence ATGCTTAAAGATTTTAAACCAGATTATACACGCTTGGTCCAGGCTGCTAGAAATGAGCAGACAGAAGGCATCCCTCTATACGAACACCACATTAATTTAAAAGTAATAGCTAGTATCCTCAGCAGAGATCTGGGTCAAATGTATAATAGCCAGGATTCTGGGAAACTTGAAGAAATGTTTGGTCTTATTGCTCAGTTTCATATCGATCATGGATATGACTGTTACTCCTTCGAAGGCTGCCTTACTGAACTCGTTCAGGGAGGTAAGGGATTAACTGGACAAGCCGGATCTATAATTAATAATATGAACGATTTCAGAGAATATCCCTGGGATCAGATTGTTGATGACTACTTTAAACATTTTGATATTTATTTTAAAGCGATTAGGGCTACTTTGCCCGAGGGAATGAAGATCGTAGGTGGAGTAGGAAATGGGATTTTCGAATCAATTCAGGATTTTGTTCCTTTTACAAATCTTGCTTATCTTGAAATCGATGATCCTGAATTATTTGCCACATTATGGATGAAAGTTGGAGAAACTCTATACACAATATGGGATAGATTCCTTTCATCTTATAGCGATATTCTTGCCATTGGTAGATTTGGAGACGATCTTGGATTTAAGAGTGCACCACTTCTTAATCCTCAGACAATTAAAGAGCACATCCTTCCACAATATAAAAATATAGTATCTCTAGTCCAGTCAAGGGGTATTCCCTTTTTATTACATAGCTGTGGCTGTATTTTTGATGTCATGGATGACATTATACAAATTACTGGAATTGATGCCAAACATTCCAATGAAGATGCTATAGCTCCATTTTCACGTTGGGTCGATGAGTACGGAGATAAAATTGGTAATTTTGGAGGCTTTGATATGGATGTTATTTGCAGAGAAAGTCCTGAAAATATTAGAAAATATGTACATGATATCGTTGTTCCCCTTCTTGGCAAAAAAGGTCTAGCCTTTGGTTCTGGAAATCAAATTGCCAACTATGTTCCTCCTGAGAACTTTCAGGCAATGGTGGAGGAAGTACGACTCATAAGGGGATTCTGA
- a CDS encoding transposase family protein yields the protein MKYLKCDVGPEVKRKELHKWSFNNNVEILFSRPGTPTVNRNIESFNGIF from the coding sequence TTGAAATATCTGAAGTGTGACGTTGGACCTGAAGTCAAAAGAAAAGAACTTCATAAATGGTCTTTTAATAATAATGTTGAAATCTTATTCTCTAGGCCAGGGACACCAACAGTTAATAGAAATATTGAAAGCTTTAATGGTATATTTTGA
- a CDS encoding sensor histidine kinase — protein MNNYNQEDLNLDLQSESDLLFNSFNSWKHGMWRFLIRIKDNESIRDLLDQNLKLAQEELSIILDSSGMDFLYVRNDKKSFLLNLGRNLSFPELSNFFITKEYPYIEIREVNGSLYFVGNLRIYGRDRFEYDFFLVKKIDAEFSQQLVYQTQSDLLYYSNEQYYNGSIDSKIIEKKLPHINLLTATKQFESLDMDETLKSLVFRKGGQLIKDGDISDFVLITVLSQLPYIKRSLDINGTVLFVSLLSILIAAVLSFIISSSITTPIKRVIANMQRVREDDFPVSIEYNAKSEINQLYEGFNSMAYNLYNGKIAMEDYVKEIEFLKDYNETIIHSIRAGIAIIDSNLKVVKVNDFFQNFMALSNGDIQEVNFIDEQIILNVNLVLSKRKDSFTCVKRVGSSLILDVKIYPLVINKFDIDAEHQCILIIEDITSKHQFEEKIMQAEKLSSLSMLSAGVAHEINNPLSTIMINVQNELAKETDSSKFESLKWIEQETRRIAIIVNELLSFASSRSVENEYCDVNTVIDQTISLIQYSIAKEKDIRFHSKVNKIGLGSKISKDELKQILINLFSNSIRSIGKKGHITIHTGYKSENENIYIEIIDTGCGMEEQLLNKIFNPFFTTDHEGSGTGLGLSVVYGIVNKYNGTIEVSSKPGQGSTFLVILPADFKE, from the coding sequence GTGAATAATTATAATCAAGAAGACCTTAATCTGGATCTTCAATCTGAGTCTGATTTGCTCTTCAATAGCTTTAACTCATGGAAACATGGAATGTGGAGATTTCTTATCCGAATTAAGGATAATGAAAGTATTAGAGATTTATTAGATCAGAATTTGAAGTTGGCTCAGGAAGAGCTTTCTATAATTTTGGACTCATCGGGGATGGACTTCCTATATGTTCGAAACGATAAAAAATCATTTTTATTAAACCTCGGTAGAAATTTATCATTTCCAGAATTATCAAATTTTTTTATTACAAAGGAATATCCTTATATTGAGATTAGAGAAGTCAATGGAAGTTTATACTTTGTTGGAAATCTTAGAATTTATGGTAGAGATCGTTTTGAATATGATTTCTTTTTAGTTAAAAAAATTGATGCGGAGTTTTCGCAACAATTGGTATATCAAACCCAATCAGATCTTTTGTATTATTCAAATGAACAGTATTATAATGGATCAATAGATTCAAAAATTATAGAAAAAAAGCTACCACATATTAATTTGCTGACTGCTACAAAACAATTTGAAAGCCTAGATATGGATGAAACATTAAAAAGTCTTGTATTTAGAAAAGGTGGGCAGCTAATAAAAGATGGGGATATTAGTGATTTTGTTCTGATAACTGTTCTTTCTCAATTGCCATATATTAAAAGATCACTGGATATAAATGGAACTGTTTTATTTGTCTCTCTTCTTTCTATTTTAATCGCAGCTGTTCTGAGTTTTATAATCTCATCCAGCATCACAACACCTATAAAAAGGGTAATTGCAAATATGCAAAGAGTAAGAGAAGATGATTTTCCTGTTTCAATAGAATACAATGCAAAAAGTGAAATCAATCAGTTATATGAAGGTTTTAATAGTATGGCCTATAATCTCTATAATGGGAAAATCGCTATGGAAGACTATGTTAAGGAAATTGAATTTTTAAAAGATTATAATGAAACAATTATCCATTCAATTCGTGCAGGAATTGCTATTATTGATAGTAATTTAAAAGTAGTGAAGGTAAATGACTTCTTTCAGAACTTTATGGCTTTATCAAATGGGGACATTCAAGAAGTGAATTTTATTGATGAACAGATAATATTGAATGTTAATTTAGTTTTGTCAAAGAGAAAGGATTCTTTCACTTGCGTCAAACGTGTCGGTTCCAGTCTTATTTTAGATGTTAAAATATATCCTCTTGTTATAAATAAGTTTGACATAGACGCAGAACATCAGTGCATTTTAATAATTGAAGATATTACTAGTAAACATCAGTTTGAAGAAAAAATTATGCAGGCAGAAAAGCTTTCATCTCTCAGTATGCTCTCAGCTGGAGTTGCCCATGAAATTAATAATCCATTAAGTACTATTATGATAAATGTTCAGAACGAACTGGCAAAGGAAACTGATTCTTCTAAATTTGAATCATTAAAATGGATAGAACAGGAAACCAGAAGGATTGCAATTATTGTAAATGAACTTTTAAGTTTTGCTTCTTCACGCTCTGTAGAAAATGAATATTGCGATGTTAATACTGTCATTGACCAAACTATTTCTTTAATTCAGTATTCTATAGCAAAAGAGAAAGATATTAGGTTTCATTCGAAAGTCAATAAGATTGGTTTAGGTTCTAAGATTAGTAAAGATGAGCTCAAACAGATACTCATTAATCTTTTTTCAAACTCAATACGCTCTATAGGTAAAAAAGGGCATATCACAATCCATACAGGATATAAATCAGAAAATGAAAATATATATATAGAAATTATTGATACGGGCTGTGGAATGGAAGAACAGCTCCTCAATAAAATTTTCAATCCATTTTTTACTACAGATCACGAAGGAAGTGGCACTGGCCTTGGGTTGTCTGTAGTATATGGGATTGTTAATAAATATAATGGGACAATTGAAGTCTCAAGTAAACCGGGACAGGGAAGTACATTTCTTGTTATTCTTCCTGCTGATTTTAAGGAATAA
- a CDS encoding transposase — protein MKRKSYDKKFKVKVALEAIRGEKSLQELAQLYGIHANQISLWKKHLLDGVEDIFERPNKKKTDVSESELKESELYKNIGQLQVENQFLKKSTRNCTGTIRIDRTG, from the coding sequence ATGAAACGAAAGAGTTACGACAAGAAATTTAAGGTAAAGGTAGCACTTGAGGCTATCCGTGGTGAAAAGAGCTTACAGGAGTTAGCTCAGCTCTATGGTATTCATGCAAACCAGATCAGCCTATGGAAAAAGCATCTCTTGGATGGTGTTGAGGATATATTTGAACGGCCAAATAAAAAGAAGACAGATGTTTCTGAATCAGAATTGAAAGAGTCCGAACTCTATAAGAATATTGGTCAATTACAGGTAGAGAATCAATTTCTAAAAAAAAGTACAAGGAACTGTACGGGCACGATCCGGATTGATAGAACCGGATAA
- a CDS encoding IS3 family transposase, with protein MLDISRSSFYYKPTNSNEAWELDMIILIIEELGKTPFYGYRKIAVALNDKGYKITRKQVRRLMKRMGLSAIYPKRNLSKARKEHKKYPYLLKGKRILFPNQVWATDMTYLKINNNFVYLVAVLDLYSRKVLSWRISNTMDVSFCVDALEEALMQYGIPAIFNTDQGSQFTSDAFVGVLKGHGIQISMDGKGRALDNIYVERLWRTLKYEEIYLHSYDSIIELRTAVNRYFNFYNKERFHQSLDYETPDEIYYRTFMSAGMRAA; from the coding sequence TTGCTTGATATCTCTCGTTCAAGCTTCTATTACAAGCCTACAAATTCAAATGAGGCATGGGAACTGGATATGATTATTCTAATTATAGAGGAGTTAGGAAAAACCCCATTCTATGGGTATAGAAAGATCGCGGTCGCATTGAATGATAAAGGTTATAAGATTACTAGAAAACAGGTACGGCGTCTTATGAAGAGGATGGGTTTGAGTGCTATTTACCCAAAGAGGAACCTTTCTAAAGCCAGAAAGGAGCATAAGAAGTATCCCTATTTGCTGAAAGGAAAAAGAATACTGTTTCCAAACCAAGTTTGGGCTACAGATATGACTTATCTAAAAATAAACAATAACTTTGTGTATTTGGTAGCTGTTCTAGACCTATATAGCCGGAAGGTCTTATCCTGGAGAATTTCAAATACAATGGATGTGAGTTTTTGTGTCGATGCACTAGAAGAGGCTCTTATGCAGTATGGGATTCCTGCAATATTTAACACAGATCAAGGGAGCCAGTTTACTTCCGACGCATTTGTGGGTGTTCTAAAAGGGCATGGAATACAAATTAGCATGGATGGTAAAGGTCGTGCTCTGGATAATATTTACGTAGAACGATTGTGGAGGACTCTCAAGTATGAAGAAATTTACCTCCATAGTTATGACAGCATCATTGAACTGAGGACAGCTGTTAACAGATACTTCAACTTTTACAATAAGGAAAGATTTCATCAGTCCCTGGATTATGAAACACCGGACGAAATCTACTATAGAACATTTATGTCAGCTGGTATGAGAGCTGCTTAA